In Ktedonobacteraceae bacterium, one genomic interval encodes:
- a CDS encoding FAD-binding oxidoreductase, whose protein sequence is MLSRNKTNQPQSWGRYPKIESSEVKTIYWRNELPDLAEFHEPVLPYAYGRSYGDSCLNEGGVSIDVSHLQRFISFDEDKGLLCCEAGVSLAQVLDVMVPRGWFLPVSPGTKFVSVGGAIANDIHGKNHHRAGTFGCHVTRFELLRSNGQRLICSPDENRELFQATIGGLGLTGIILWAEIQLKPIVNPYIDMDHIRFTSLDEFFAISAESDQDYEYTMSWVDILIGGDNLCRGIFMRGNHNASRELAAKPPKKRLPLALPFNFPSFVLNTLTVKSFNELYYHVQRSKKVHKTIPYDPFFYPLDSIHEWNRMYGKRGFLQYQFVVPFAVAHDAMREILARIRHSGEGSFLTVLKKFGDIESPGMLSFPRPGLTLALDFAYGGQKTLRLLDDLDAIVRQSGGAVYPAKDARMSAESFQTFFPRWGEFSQYVDPHFSSSFWRRVSSSKKLAMVK, encoded by the coding sequence ATGCTTTCTCGGAATAAAACGAACCAGCCCCAATCCTGGGGTCGCTATCCAAAGATTGAATCGAGTGAAGTCAAGACCATTTACTGGCGCAACGAACTGCCCGACCTGGCGGAGTTTCACGAACCTGTGTTGCCATATGCCTATGGTCGCAGCTACGGCGATAGCTGCCTCAATGAAGGCGGCGTCTCTATCGATGTCAGCCACCTGCAGCGTTTTATCTCTTTCGACGAGGACAAGGGCTTGTTGTGCTGTGAAGCAGGGGTATCGCTTGCGCAAGTCCTCGATGTCATGGTTCCACGCGGCTGGTTTTTGCCCGTCTCACCTGGCACCAAGTTTGTCTCCGTCGGCGGGGCCATTGCCAACGACATTCACGGCAAAAACCATCATCGTGCCGGCACCTTCGGCTGCCATGTCACACGTTTTGAATTACTGCGCTCCAACGGCCAGCGCCTTATCTGTTCTCCAGACGAAAATCGTGAGCTTTTCCAGGCTACCATCGGCGGCCTCGGCCTCACCGGCATCATCTTATGGGCCGAAATTCAGTTAAAGCCCATCGTCAACCCATACATCGACATGGACCATATCCGTTTTACCTCGCTGGACGAATTTTTCGCCATCTCTGCTGAATCCGACCAGGATTACGAGTACACCATGTCCTGGGTCGATATCCTGATCGGTGGTGATAACCTGTGCCGGGGCATCTTTATGCGCGGCAACCACAATGCATCTCGCGAACTGGCCGCGAAGCCGCCAAAAAAGCGCTTGCCGCTGGCACTACCATTTAATTTCCCATCCTTCGTCTTGAACACGCTCACCGTCAAATCGTTCAATGAACTCTATTATCATGTCCAACGAAGTAAGAAGGTCCACAAAACCATCCCCTATGACCCGTTTTTCTACCCGCTCGACTCGATTCACGAGTGGAACCGCATGTATGGCAAGCGCGGCTTCTTGCAATACCAGTTCGTCGTCCCGTTTGCCGTCGCGCACGATGCGATGCGAGAAATCCTTGCTCGCATCCGGCATTCAGGCGAAGGCTCATTCCTGACCGTACTCAAAAAATTCGGCGATATAGAATCTCCCGGCATGCTCTCCTTCCCCCGGCCAGGGTTGACGCTGGCCCTGGATTTTGCCTATGGCGGCCAGAAGACGCTGCGACTGCTCGATGATCTCGACGCAATCGTGCGCCAGAGCGGCGGAGCGGTTTATCCGGCCAAAGACGCGCGTATGAGCGCCGAGAGCTTCCAGACCTTTTTCCCACGTTGGGGAGAATTTTCACAGTATGTTGATCCCCACTTCTCCTCCAGCTTCTGGCGGCGGGTGAGTTCTTCGAAGAAATTGGCGATGGTGAAATAG
- a CDS encoding SDR family oxidoreductase, giving the protein MRIMIVGATSAIAHETAKCFARDGAEFFLVARNAEKLQDVSNDLKVRGAKRVETFLLDVNDLERHEELVDSAVLALDGLDAVLISHGTLGNQQKCEHSVSETLKEFTTNCTSVISLLTLLANYFEQQKRGCIAVVSSVAGDRGRKSNYVYGSTKAAVTAFLSGLRGRLSNSGVTVITVKPGLVDTPMTASLRKGLLFASPRKVGEGIYQAIQKKREVVYLPWFWRYIMLIVKVIPEPVFKRLSF; this is encoded by the coding sequence ATGAGAATCATGATTGTAGGGGCAACATCGGCGATTGCCCATGAGACGGCAAAGTGCTTTGCCAGGGACGGCGCCGAGTTTTTTCTAGTCGCGCGCAACGCCGAAAAGCTGCAAGATGTAAGTAACGACCTCAAAGTGCGCGGCGCAAAACGTGTAGAAACTTTCCTGCTGGATGTCAACGACCTCGAACGCCACGAAGAACTCGTTGACTCCGCCGTCCTTGCCCTCGACGGCCTGGATGCGGTATTGATTTCGCACGGCACGCTGGGAAATCAGCAGAAGTGCGAACACAGCGTCTCAGAAACATTGAAGGAATTTACCACCAATTGCACCAGCGTCATCTCCCTGTTGACACTGCTGGCCAACTATTTTGAACAGCAGAAACGTGGTTGTATCGCCGTCGTCTCCTCAGTTGCCGGTGATCGTGGCCGCAAGAGCAATTACGTCTATGGCTCCACCAAGGCAGCGGTGACTGCTTTTCTCTCCGGGTTACGCGGTCGTCTCTCCAACTCCGGCGTGACCGTGATCACAGTGAAACCGGGATTGGTCGATACGCCCATGACTGCCTCCTTGAGAAAGGGCCTGCTTTTCGCCAGCCCGCGTAAAGTAGGCGAGGGCATTTATCAAGCCATCCAGAAAAAGAGAGAGGTAGTCTATCTCCCCTGGTTCTGGCGCTATATCATGCTAATTGTGAAGGTGATTCCTGAGCCGGTATTTAAGAGACTTTCATTCTGA
- a CDS encoding phosphodiester glycosidase family protein — protein MPLKRPYIKLCLLLGLLLLPLIACGVPSVTVNGTPVTSSAQATATALNVWNNAGQGVQVRYEDWKSPGGDDDTVTIVRFDPHAISLSVGYSPNRPLLLSQWMQQEKATAIINGGYFDTQDHATALVVSNGHVFGQSYVGFGGMLSVNAQGTISLRSLHQQPYDPDSEQLQQATQSSPMLVLDGKRTQFNADAAMTPRSVVATDKQGRLLFIVSPGQVFSLDELADQLVGSDLSIYNALNLDGGASTGLYVNAGKQHVAIDSSAMLPIVIIVRMKVS, from the coding sequence ATGCCGCTTAAACGCCCATATATCAAACTCTGTTTGCTTCTCGGTCTGCTTTTGCTACCCCTCATTGCGTGCGGCGTTCCATCCGTCACTGTTAATGGAACGCCGGTGACCTCATCCGCGCAGGCGACGGCTACGGCATTGAATGTGTGGAATAATGCCGGGCAGGGTGTGCAGGTGCGTTATGAAGACTGGAAGAGTCCGGGGGGCGATGATGATACCGTTACGATTGTGCGTTTTGATCCTCACGCTATTAGTTTGAGCGTCGGTTACTCGCCCAATCGACCGCTGCTGCTGAGCCAATGGATGCAGCAGGAAAAGGCAACAGCGATCATCAATGGGGGGTACTTCGATACGCAAGATCACGCGACAGCGCTGGTTGTTTCAAACGGGCATGTCTTTGGACAATCTTACGTGGGTTTCGGCGGTATGCTTTCCGTAAACGCGCAGGGAACCATCAGTCTGCGTTCGCTGCACCAGCAACCATATGATCCGGACAGCGAACAGTTGCAGCAGGCTACACAATCATCCCCTATGCTTGTCCTGGACGGCAAGCGCACGCAGTTTAATGCTGATGCAGCGATGACGCCGCGCAGCGTTGTCGCAACGGATAAACAGGGCCGATTGCTGTTCATTGTCAGTCCCGGCCAGGTGTTCTCACTGGACGAGCTTGCCGATCAACTCGTCGGCTCAGACCTCTCGATTTACAATGCACTCAATCTCGATGGCGGAGCCTCTACTGGATTGTATGTGAACGCGGGGAAGCAGCACGTAGCGATTGATTCGAGCGCGATGTTGCCCATTGTGATTATTGTCAGAATGAAAGTCTCTTAA
- a CDS encoding MurT ligase domain-containing protein, translating to MVKEHVDTSENKLDEVVVQGEILSQNISSGSKKAITPLGRARLSLAISAGKLAGATGRLLRIGGGTSLPGMIARRIDPNVLRSVIGTSTAKKIVITGSNGKTTTARMTAAIAKQDGKRISHNRTGSNLLQGVTSVAVNFANIFGQLDSDVLLFEIDEGTMALAVPEISPDVVVITNIFRDQLDRYGEIYSVARALNKVLEDLPETATILLNGNDPQVANFGQHAKAKRLFFGLETTEVGTPVPEQSADVIRCIHCQEDLLYEVAYMSHLGIYRCPNCGYTLPKLDIAATSVKLAADGQGPTHVELRTPQGPMTLDIPLPGLHNVYNAAAAIGASLATGLDKEKMPAALATIRPAFGRLEKIQAGDATIYLSFVKNPTSFNLMLRLIAQHPGQKHLLLAASHTLVDGEDFSWLWDVDIEEIAPSIVDVVCSGNKPEELAMRLKYADVPVEKIQMIVDREAALDAALKNAGPGGTLYILCSYTPTHEFRRIMQKRGWVKHFWEE from the coding sequence ATGGTAAAAGAACATGTAGATACCTCTGAGAACAAGCTTGATGAGGTAGTAGTTCAAGGTGAAATTCTATCCCAGAACATCTCTTCCGGGAGCAAAAAAGCTATTACACCTCTGGGTAGAGCGCGTCTTTCTCTAGCTATTTCGGCGGGAAAGCTGGCAGGGGCAACGGGACGACTGCTGCGTATTGGTGGCGGAACAAGCCTACCAGGAATGATCGCGCGGCGCATCGACCCGAATGTACTGAGATCTGTTATCGGCACAAGTACGGCGAAGAAAATTGTGATTACCGGCAGCAACGGTAAAACCACGACCGCTCGCATGACCGCGGCCATAGCAAAGCAAGATGGCAAGCGCATCTCGCATAATCGCACCGGCTCCAACTTGCTGCAAGGAGTAACCTCGGTCGCCGTCAATTTCGCCAACATTTTCGGACAACTGGATAGCGATGTCTTGCTGTTTGAGATCGACGAGGGCACGATGGCGCTGGCAGTACCCGAGATTTCGCCTGATGTGGTGGTCATTACCAATATCTTTCGCGATCAACTGGACCGTTATGGTGAAATCTACTCGGTGGCCAGGGCGCTGAATAAGGTGCTTGAAGACCTGCCGGAAACGGCTACGATCCTGTTGAACGGGAATGATCCACAGGTCGCCAATTTCGGGCAACATGCGAAGGCGAAGCGGCTCTTTTTTGGCCTGGAAACGACTGAAGTTGGAACTCCCGTGCCTGAACAATCGGCGGATGTCATTCGCTGCATCCATTGCCAGGAGGATTTGCTGTACGAGGTGGCCTACATGTCGCACCTGGGTATTTACCGCTGCCCCAATTGCGGCTACACGCTGCCCAAACTGGATATCGCAGCCACTTCGGTGAAGCTGGCCGCGGATGGTCAGGGACCGACACACGTAGAACTGCGCACTCCCCAGGGACCCATGACACTGGATATACCGCTGCCAGGGCTACATAATGTCTATAACGCGGCAGCTGCTATCGGAGCATCACTGGCCACCGGCCTGGACAAAGAGAAGATGCCGGCGGCGCTGGCGACCATCCGGCCCGCTTTTGGTCGCCTGGAAAAGATTCAGGCAGGAGACGCGACCATCTACCTATCCTTTGTGAAAAATCCGACTTCCTTCAACCTGATGCTGCGCCTGATAGCCCAGCATCCCGGTCAAAAACATCTCTTGCTTGCCGCAAGTCATACACTTGTGGATGGTGAAGACTTTTCCTGGCTATGGGATGTAGATATCGAAGAAATCGCGCCGTCTATTGTCGATGTGGTGTGCAGCGGCAACAAGCCGGAGGAACTGGCGATGCGACTGAAATACGCCGACGTGCCGGTAGAGAAGATACAAATGATTGTTGACCGCGAAGCTGCCCTGGACGCGGCCCTCAAGAACGCCGGCCCTGGTGGAACGCTCTATATCCTGTGCAGCTACACGCCCACGCACGAATTTCGCCGCATCATGCAGAAGCGGGGGTGGGTGAAGCATTTCTGGGAAGAGTAA
- a CDS encoding LysM peptidoglycan-binding domain-containing protein: MALLSLCAVFGLNVPGAQAKDRTACSGSDQAYTVAGGDTLSEIASRYGTSWSTLASYNSIADPNLIFVNQVVCIPAGGSGSVSQPQSTTPSNSSQPQAPQGGSVASMIDQVFGPYAAAAMNVAMCESGLNPGATNPISIAGSHAAGVFQILYPSTWDGTSEAASSPYDAWSNIVAAYEIFARDGYSWREWTCQP; encoded by the coding sequence ATGGCTTTGCTAAGCCTGTGCGCAGTGTTCGGTCTGAACGTTCCGGGCGCGCAAGCCAAAGACAGGACTGCCTGTTCGGGAAGTGATCAGGCATATACTGTTGCCGGCGGGGATACACTCAGTGAAATCGCCAGCCGCTATGGTACGAGCTGGTCGACCCTTGCATCCTACAACAGTATCGCCGATCCCAACCTGATCTTCGTCAATCAGGTGGTCTGTATTCCTGCAGGTGGTTCTGGAAGTGTAAGCCAGCCACAATCGACCACCCCCTCAAATAGCTCACAGCCACAGGCACCACAGGGTGGGAGCGTTGCAAGTATGATTGACCAGGTTTTTGGACCGTATGCAGCAGCTGCGATGAATGTTGCAATGTGTGAGTCCGGTTTGAATCCCGGCGCCACGAATCCGATATCCATCGCTGGTAGCCACGCGGCCGGAGTCTTCCAGATACTCTATCCGAGCACCTGGGACGGAACTTCGGAAGCGGCCAGTTCTCCTTACGATGCCTGGTCTAACATCGTCGCGGCATATGAAATATTTGCGCGCGATGGCTATAGCTGGCGCGAGTGGACATGCCAGCCTTGA
- a CDS encoding D-alanyl-D-alanine carboxypeptidase family protein codes for MPYKPPPQEQDDEEREPLENMYPASHRRRVVIPKRPAIDYYADEHPEIPRIRRATRYLDQQQTDQLHQTTQGTASRKKRLSEDRGIAEPSTEKRMIAPRQVQVPDSASSPGRQATYSPARYTKIQRAAPRRFRFQHSYLDQVYALRHNPAAIIIGVLALIVLILTPVLVNASHSSTGVNQNNAQNGNGQSITGVSQVPLNAHELVIMPQDTDHPAPPVFAQSAYLLDADTGVTLYAYNPFTHLPMLSTTKLMTASLAIEHGNLDQKITINAAMERDISKLSADSALFGVKKGETYTLRDILYGLLFVSGNDAAIVIADALAGNVQNFVAEMNQKAHQLGMNDTHFMNPHGLLQAGQYSCAHDLAILGKYSMSLPVLHKMSGETVHQIPQGGNHPVRLLLNENQFLWWYPGTDGGKTGYDGQSDFIQVMSVTRNHHHLIGVVMHTVDWWTDMRDLMNWGLDSFKWISPHDLDSPSNPIPYDNLWNYFARDKQTNTIPTADHGRYYIYTGYSISGLIMDYFDKHGGLGSFGYPVRLPTLSSGPSTSQQFQHAVIQCDLTSHVCQTR; via the coding sequence TTGCCATATAAACCACCTCCACAAGAACAGGATGACGAAGAACGTGAGCCTTTGGAAAACATGTATCCTGCTTCTCATCGCAGGCGCGTTGTCATCCCCAAACGACCGGCAATAGACTATTATGCCGATGAGCATCCCGAAATTCCCAGAATTAGACGGGCCACCCGCTACCTTGATCAGCAGCAGACTGATCAGCTTCATCAGACGACACAAGGGACGGCATCTCGTAAAAAGAGGCTCAGCGAAGATAGAGGCATCGCTGAGCCTTCAACAGAAAAACGTATGATAGCTCCCAGGCAGGTGCAGGTTCCTGATTCTGCATCCTCTCCTGGCCGGCAAGCGACATATTCACCGGCCAGGTATACGAAGATTCAAAGAGCAGCTCCACGCCGGTTTCGCTTTCAACACTCGTATCTTGACCAGGTCTACGCGCTACGTCATAATCCTGCCGCCATAATTATTGGAGTACTGGCTTTAATTGTACTCATTCTCACACCGGTACTTGTCAACGCCAGCCACTCTTCTACAGGCGTGAACCAGAATAACGCGCAGAATGGAAATGGCCAGTCTATTACGGGTGTATCGCAGGTACCATTGAACGCGCATGAACTCGTCATTATGCCGCAGGATACTGATCATCCTGCCCCGCCTGTCTTCGCGCAATCCGCGTATCTGCTTGACGCGGATACAGGCGTCACGCTGTACGCCTACAACCCTTTCACGCACCTGCCCATGCTGAGTACAACGAAATTGATGACAGCCTCCCTTGCCATCGAACACGGCAATCTTGATCAGAAAATCACTATCAACGCCGCTATGGAACGCGATATCAGCAAGTTGAGCGCCGATAGCGCCCTGTTCGGCGTGAAAAAAGGGGAAACGTATACACTACGCGACATACTTTATGGCCTGCTTTTCGTTTCTGGCAACGACGCCGCGATTGTGATAGCCGATGCGCTCGCGGGTAATGTGCAAAATTTTGTCGCCGAGATGAATCAGAAAGCGCACCAGCTCGGCATGAACGACACGCACTTTATGAATCCACACGGGCTATTGCAAGCGGGTCAGTATTCGTGCGCCCATGACCTGGCAATTCTAGGCAAATACAGCATGAGTTTGCCGGTCTTGCATAAGATGAGCGGTGAGACGGTGCATCAGATTCCACAGGGAGGAAATCATCCGGTGCGGCTACTGCTCAATGAAAACCAGTTCCTGTGGTGGTATCCAGGCACCGATGGCGGAAAAACGGGCTATGATGGGCAATCTGATTTCATTCAGGTGATGTCGGTTACCCGCAATCATCACCACCTGATTGGAGTCGTGATGCATACTGTTGATTGGTGGACGGATATGCGCGACTTGATGAACTGGGGCCTCGATTCATTCAAGTGGATTTCGCCTCACGACCTGGACTCACCGAGCAATCCCATTCCCTACGATAATCTGTGGAACTACTTCGCGCGTGACAAGCAGACGAATACCATACCAACCGCCGACCACGGCCGCTACTACATCTATACCGGCTACAGTATCTCCGGCCTGATTATGGACTATTTCGATAAACACGGCGGCCTGGGCAGCTTTGGTTATCCGGTAAGGCTCCCTACGCTCTCTAGCGGACCCAGTACCAGCCAGCAGTTCCAGCACGCTGTTATTCAGTGCGATCTGACATCTCATGTATGCCAGACCAGGTAG
- a CDS encoding carbon-nitrogen hydrolase family protein, translating into MHLRTAVIQLNSRDNPAENLANVERFLDQAAGMGAQFAGLPEYWSYLGPYSGFDGVAQSIPGPFIERLQEKARRHKMIVHGGSIVERHPEIAGKFYNTSVLIDRDGEIIARYRKIHLFDVNLTNGEKHYESERIVPGNEIVTAKIDGITFGLAICYDLRFPELTRLLALRGAQILMMPAGFTLHTGRDHWEVLLRARAIENLCYVVAPAQVGTYPPNKQCFGRSMIVDPWGLVLAQAQDTPGVIMADLDLTRIDHARAQIPCLENRRPEAYSW; encoded by the coding sequence ATGCATCTAAGAACGGCAGTGATTCAACTGAACTCGCGGGATAATCCTGCTGAGAACCTGGCCAACGTAGAGCGTTTCCTCGATCAAGCTGCTGGCATGGGCGCTCAATTCGCCGGCCTCCCCGAATACTGGTCCTATCTCGGCCCCTACTCTGGCTTTGATGGAGTCGCGCAGAGCATCCCCGGCCCCTTTATCGAACGCCTGCAGGAGAAGGCGCGCAGGCATAAGATGATTGTGCATGGCGGCAGCATTGTCGAGCGTCACCCCGAAATTGCCGGCAAGTTTTACAACACGTCGGTGTTGATCGACCGCGATGGCGAAATTATTGCTCGCTATCGCAAAATCCATCTTTTTGATGTCAATCTGACCAATGGCGAGAAGCATTACGAATCCGAGCGCATCGTGCCTGGGAACGAAATCGTCACCGCGAAGATCGATGGCATCACCTTTGGGCTGGCTATCTGTTACGACCTGCGTTTCCCCGAACTCACGCGCTTGCTGGCGCTGCGTGGCGCGCAGATTCTGATGATGCCTGCCGGTTTTACCCTGCATACCGGTCGGGATCATTGGGAGGTCTTGTTGCGCGCCCGTGCCATCGAAAATCTCTGCTATGTAGTTGCCCCGGCACAGGTTGGCACTTATCCTCCCAACAAGCAGTGTTTCGGACGTTCGATGATTGTAGACCCGTGGGGCCTGGTGCTGGCACAGGCGCAGGACACGCCGGGAGTCATCATGGCCGATCTCGATCTGACGCGCATCGACCATGCTCGTGCGCAGATTCCTTGCCTCGAAAATCGTAGACCCGAAGCGTATTCCTGGTAA
- a CDS encoding glutamine synthetase family protein, protein MDIAEAKKFLDDNKIEYVKIGTPDIEGVFRGKRVAVKHFLNSLEEGFAQCDVIFGWDIAETVLPNLKVSNWERGFADIVMKPDLSTLVLVPWEENVASCICDIWTEHGEPVTVSPRYVLNTVLERARAMGYEAMAASELEFRFFRENQMSLREKDFGPNLTPLNPGFNCYSISQSSADDQLLGRIARMMNAHGVEIEGYNREHGPGMYEMNIRYANALMAGDRTMLFKTGVKEICYQMGYSATFMAKWNDQEDGSSGHSHMSLWDRNLERNLFWDESAEGHMSATMRQFLAGVLEKLPELMALYAPIINSYKRYVEGTWAPLNTTWGMDNRTCSIRIINNGSRAIRIENRVPGADANFYLVFAAMLASGLDGIERKLELPERLDGNAYDEATVARAIERGHIRPLARNLAAATDLLENSAFAREALGEEFVEHFVATRRWEVKEYEKAVTNWDRRRYFELI, encoded by the coding sequence ATGGACATTGCTGAGGCCAAAAAATTTCTTGACGACAACAAGATCGAGTACGTCAAAATTGGCACGCCCGATATCGAGGGCGTCTTTCGTGGCAAGCGTGTCGCGGTGAAGCACTTCTTGAACTCGTTGGAGGAGGGGTTCGCGCAGTGCGACGTGATCTTTGGCTGGGATATCGCGGAAACGGTGCTGCCCAACCTCAAAGTAAGCAACTGGGAGCGAGGCTTCGCCGATATTGTCATGAAGCCTGATCTCTCTACGCTTGTTCTTGTGCCGTGGGAAGAGAATGTGGCCTCCTGTATTTGTGATATATGGACTGAGCATGGCGAGCCCGTCACCGTTTCCCCCCGTTATGTCCTCAATACTGTGCTAGAGCGAGCGCGTGCGATGGGCTACGAAGCTATGGCGGCTTCTGAATTGGAGTTTCGCTTCTTCCGTGAAAACCAGATGTCGCTACGTGAGAAGGATTTCGGCCCCAACCTGACTCCGCTAAATCCGGGCTTCAACTGCTACTCGATCAGTCAATCGAGCGCCGACGATCAACTGCTGGGGCGTATTGCGCGCATGATGAACGCGCACGGCGTTGAGATTGAAGGCTACAACCGTGAGCATGGCCCCGGTATGTATGAGATGAACATTCGCTATGCCAATGCGCTCATGGCCGGCGACCGGACGATGCTCTTCAAGACCGGTGTCAAGGAAATCTGCTATCAGATGGGCTATAGCGCCACATTCATGGCGAAGTGGAACGACCAGGAAGACGGCAGCAGCGGCCATTCGCACATGAGCCTGTGGGATCGCAACCTGGAACGCAACCTCTTCTGGGATGAAAGTGCCGAGGGACACATGTCTGCGACCATGCGGCAGTTCCTGGCCGGGGTGCTGGAAAAACTACCGGAACTCATGGCCCTCTACGCGCCTATCATCAACTCCTATAAACGCTACGTCGAGGGAACCTGGGCGCCCTTGAACACGACCTGGGGCATGGACAACCGCACCTGTTCGATTCGTATCATCAATAACGGCTCGCGCGCAATCCGTATCGAGAATCGCGTGCCGGGCGCGGATGCCAACTTCTACCTTGTCTTCGCCGCCATGCTTGCCAGTGGACTCGACGGCATTGAGCGCAAATTAGAACTGCCGGAGCGTCTCGACGGCAATGCCTATGATGAAGCCACCGTTGCCAGGGCCATCGAGAGAGGCCATATTCGCCCGCTGGCCCGCAATCTCGCGGCGGCCACAGACCTGCTGGAGAACAGCGCGTTTGCCCGCGAGGCCCTGGGAGAGGAATTCGTCGAGCATTTTGTGGCAACACGCCGCTGGGAAGTCAAAGAGTACGAAAAGGCCGTCACCAACTGGGATCGCCGTCGCTACTTTGAATTGATCTGA
- a CDS encoding phospholipase D family protein codes for MPTPEEQLTANWWAESDFPVRTDSRVTYIVDGRATMLTMCLHFLKARNYIYLGNWGMTPLMELVRGKDHRAGPDGSPEQEALLAWLRAEGLQEADIAFWQTHDLSVQAVLGYAVSKGVDVRALLWDCIELPIVSAHYDPKTAHEQLTQVGVTCILDNSSRGLLHHPVESLHQKVTVVDGDIAFVGGIDLLIELDGDYDRWDMPIHSFASPLRRTHENTSPHPWHDVHAIIEGPAAGDVERNIRERWNDVVQRRHWDDSLLIPEHPPAAPLKSTIIVQLARTIPEHTYNFDPDPGIQGIAQMYANALSNAQHFIYLENQYFWIRAYTGIDLPLLGTESPEMERIIVEIGAALRRGASVAIILPDHPNLGRAFTDAGLVRLRSEAPEAAAQGRLQAFCLGTYAQREDGIHYRPIYVHAKVAIIDDIWTTAGSANLNNRGMRDDTEMNVATLNAGLALDLRLMLMGEHLGLVSEDDLFTLSRLLTHQQHAPEEIEQGQRIWNYLNETLNDPVVALRMMTERAQENLRRYKAKQPLQGQLLPYLTAEEAVQQGLNFREEHGWLEEPDHQDQINSK; via the coding sequence ATGCCAACCCCCGAAGAGCAATTGACGGCCAACTGGTGGGCGGAGAGTGACTTTCCGGTACGCACCGATTCACGCGTGACCTATATTGTTGATGGACGTGCAACGATGCTTACGATGTGCCTCCATTTCCTCAAGGCGCGCAACTATATTTATCTCGGTAACTGGGGCATGACGCCTCTGATGGAGCTTGTGCGAGGCAAAGATCACCGCGCCGGACCTGATGGCAGCCCGGAGCAGGAAGCATTGCTGGCCTGGCTGCGGGCAGAAGGGCTGCAAGAGGCCGATATCGCGTTCTGGCAGACTCACGACCTTTCCGTACAGGCAGTGCTTGGCTATGCGGTCAGCAAGGGTGTCGATGTGAGGGCGCTGCTGTGGGATTGTATCGAACTTCCTATCGTTTCCGCGCACTACGATCCAAAAACCGCTCATGAGCAACTCACACAGGTTGGCGTGACCTGTATCCTTGATAACAGTTCGCGCGGTCTGTTACACCATCCGGTCGAGTCGCTGCACCAGAAGGTGACGGTTGTGGATGGCGACATTGCATTCGTAGGTGGCATTGACCTTTTGATCGAGCTGGATGGAGATTATGACCGCTGGGATATGCCCATACATTCTTTTGCCTCTCCTTTGCGTCGCACACACGAGAATACCAGCCCACACCCATGGCACGACGTACATGCCATCATCGAAGGACCGGCCGCCGGGGATGTTGAGCGCAATATCCGCGAGCGCTGGAACGATGTAGTACAGCGCCGTCACTGGGACGACTCCTTGCTCATACCCGAACATCCACCTGCTGCTCCTTTGAAAAGCACGATCATTGTGCAGCTGGCGCGTACCATTCCTGAACATACCTATAATTTTGACCCCGATCCCGGCATTCAGGGAATTGCGCAGATGTACGCCAATGCGTTGAGCAACGCGCAGCACTTCATCTACCTGGAAAACCAGTATTTCTGGATACGCGCCTATACCGGCATCGATCTTCCTCTCCTGGGCACCGAAAGTCCTGAGATGGAGCGCATTATCGTGGAGATAGGCGCGGCATTGCGACGCGGCGCCAGCGTGGCTATCATTCTGCCAGATCATCCCAATCTCGGTCGCGCCTTCACGGATGCCGGTCTGGTGCGACTCAGGTCCGAGGCTCCCGAAGCCGCGGCTCAAGGGCGCCTGCAAGCCTTCTGCCTGGGGACATACGCACAGCGCGAGGACGGTATACATTACCGGCCTATCTATGTTCACGCCAAGGTTGCTATCATCGACGATATATGGACGACCGCCGGCTCTGCCAATCTGAATAATCGCGGCATGCGTGATGATACCGAGATGAATGTCGCAACACTCAACGCGGGCCTGGCGCTCGATTTGCGCTTGATGCTGATGGGCGAACACCTTGGGCTGGTCAGCGAGGATGATCTTTTTACTCTTTCGCGCCTGCTCACTCACCAGCAACATGCGCCGGAGGAAATCGAACAGGGGCAGCGCATCTGGAACTATTTGAACGAAACGCTGAACGACCCGGTAGTAGCACTGCGCATGATGACCGAGCGCGCGCAGGAAAACCTGCGCCGCTATAAAGCGAAACAGCCCCTGCAAGGGCAACTCCTTCCTTATTTAACAGCGGAAGAGGCTGTGCAGCAGGGACTGAATTTCCGCGAAGAGCATGGCTGGCTTGAGGAGCCTGACCACCAGGATCAGATCAATTCAAAGTAG